A single genomic interval of Spirosoma linguale DSM 74 harbors:
- a CDS encoding glycosyl transferase, WecB/TagA/CpsF family (TIGRFAM: glycosyl transferase, WecB/TagA/CpsF family~PFAM: glycosyl transferase WecB/TagA/CpsF~KEGG: rsh:Rsph17029_3698 WecB/TagA/CpsF family glycosyl transferase), with the protein MPTQFSKTSLFGIPYASVDYASATRIIIENALTRTSFGVSALAVHGLMESKHNETIGQHVSRINMVVPDGKPVQWALNAFNKADLKDRVYGPDLTRHVLKAAGEQHLKVYLYGSTESTLTKLKEYIPQTFPGVTICGIHVDRFRDATPEEKAEDIKKINASGANIVLVGRGCPRQEIWVSQHLGEVNAVMMAVGAAFDYFVGNIKRPPVWMQQSGLEWLFRLSQEPRRLFKRYAVTNSQYIFYVVQKLISQRVLGITTQR; encoded by the coding sequence ATGCCTACTCAATTTTCTAAAACCTCTTTATTTGGTATTCCCTACGCTTCGGTTGATTATGCATCGGCAACCAGGATAATTATAGAGAATGCCTTAACCAGAACCAGTTTCGGCGTTTCAGCACTGGCTGTTCATGGGCTCATGGAATCGAAACACAACGAGACTATTGGCCAGCACGTGTCCCGGATCAACATGGTTGTTCCCGATGGGAAGCCAGTACAATGGGCTCTGAACGCCTTTAACAAGGCAGATCTCAAAGACCGTGTTTACGGGCCTGACCTCACACGTCACGTATTAAAAGCCGCCGGAGAGCAGCACCTGAAAGTGTATCTGTACGGAAGCACAGAATCGACCCTGACTAAGCTTAAAGAATATATTCCACAGACATTTCCGGGTGTTACCATTTGTGGTATTCACGTTGATCGCTTCCGGGATGCAACCCCAGAGGAGAAAGCGGAAGACATTAAAAAAATAAATGCCTCCGGAGCCAACATAGTGCTGGTTGGGCGTGGTTGCCCCCGGCAGGAAATCTGGGTATCCCAGCACCTGGGCGAAGTAAATGCGGTAATGATGGCCGTTGGAGCGGCATTCGATTATTTTGTTGGCAATATCAAACGCCCTCCCGTATGGATGCAACAGTCTGGCCTGGAGTGGCTATTCCGCCTGTCGCAGGAGCCACGGCGTTTATTCAAGCGTTACGCTGTTACTAATTCTCAATATATCTTTTACGTTGTACAGAAGTTGATTAGCCAGCGGGTATTAGGCATCACTACACAGCGTTAA
- a CDS encoding glycosyl transferase family 9 (PFAM: glycosyl transferase family 9~KEGG: dvm:DvMF_3136 lipopolysaccharide heptosyltransferase II): MKILILRFSSIGDIVLTTPVIRCLKQQMAGAEIHYCTKRQYQSLIADNPYIDRCHYLDDSLPRLISQLRQERYDIVIDLHNNLRTTLIKQALGKRAFTFDKINMRKWLYVRFKVNVMPSVHIVDRYMDTVKTLGVVNDNKGLDYFLPAEEPIPANYLPYTHQSSFVAYAIGGQHATKRLPVERMIELCRKIDRPVVLLGDQQDRESGEIIRRALGDLLIYNTCGLLTLNQSASLVKRAQLVYSHDTGLMHIAAAFKKPIISIWGNTTPRLGMYPYNTRHLIIENTALNCRPCSKIGHDRCPLGHHKCMNDLSFTFDPTLLQNSHRQAQV, from the coding sequence ATGAAAATTCTGATCCTGCGTTTCTCATCTATTGGCGACATTGTGCTGACAACCCCCGTAATCCGTTGCCTGAAGCAGCAGATGGCGGGGGCCGAAATTCATTATTGTACCAAGCGCCAGTACCAGTCGCTCATTGCCGATAACCCCTACATTGACAGGTGTCATTATCTGGACGATAGTCTTCCCCGCCTGATCAGTCAGCTTCGACAGGAGCGATACGACATCGTCATCGACCTCCACAACAACCTTCGTACAACACTGATCAAACAGGCGCTGGGCAAACGGGCGTTTACGTTCGACAAAATCAATATGCGAAAGTGGCTCTATGTGCGCTTTAAAGTAAATGTAATGCCGTCCGTTCATATTGTGGATCGATACATGGATACGGTGAAGACCCTGGGTGTGGTCAATGACAACAAAGGGCTGGACTACTTTTTACCTGCCGAAGAGCCTATACCAGCTAACTATCTTCCCTATACGCATCAATCCTCGTTCGTAGCCTATGCCATAGGTGGCCAACACGCAACCAAACGTTTGCCCGTGGAGCGTATGATTGAGCTTTGCCGGAAAATAGACCGACCTGTCGTACTACTGGGCGATCAGCAGGACCGGGAGTCAGGCGAAATCATTCGTCGGGCATTGGGCGACTTGCTCATTTACAACACGTGCGGCTTGCTTACGCTCAATCAGTCGGCCTCGCTGGTAAAGCGAGCACAATTGGTATACAGCCACGACACAGGTCTTATGCACATTGCAGCAGCCTTCAAGAAACCCATCATTTCCATTTGGGGCAACACAACTCCCCGCCTGGGTATGTATCCGTATAATACCCGGCATCTGATTATCGAGAATACAGCCCTCAACTGCCGCCCCTGCTCAAAAATAGGCCATGACCGCTGTCCACTCGGACACCATAAATGCATGAATGATCTATCGTTTACGTTCGATCCAACCCTTCTTCAGAATAGCCACAGGCAGGCACAGGTATAG